CTGCAGTCTGGTAAGAAAAGTGTCACTTAGATATTCCTTACTGGCACACAACGCTAAGTAATGACTTTATTAAGCATAAAGGTAGTATAATTATtactgatttaattaaaaaaagaattaaaagggCACAAATTAATAAGATGAACTAATGAGCTGTATTTTCCATtaacagattattttccttcaatTAGTTTTTGTTATGTTTGTCATATCAGAGAGAGGGTTTTCGTTTTTTCAAAGAAGCAAATCTTATTGTTGAACTTTCTTTGGGTTGACCCTTATGAAGGTCTCTGAGGAACTAATATAGGTGTGTTGTAAGTCGTCCTGGAAATGAGTTCCCTAAAGCttagctttttgtttggttttgatctcTCCCTTACAAAGTTAGTCTTAAGCACAGATTTAGTAACAAAAAGCAGTACATCATTGTGATCCACTgtggttttggaaagaaaatgagaaggaagttcaatttaaaaaaaaaaaagcctgattcTTCCCTCCATCCCAAATTCTGATGTATCAGTACTGCAGTAATACAGTTCATTAGATTTGTTATTGGTTCCTTAATTTAATGAATTTCTTAATCAAAGagttgaatttatttttgtcagttgGTTATCTAGCCAGTTATGAACTAAAATTTACAGTGAATATTAGGAAATCAGTAACATAAATGAAGCAACGCTCTTTCTCTTGCAAAGTTGTTAGCAGATGTatggtgtgtatatatatgtacgaTGTGTAACCAGTATTACTTAATTTGGATTTTTGAATTTTGAACATCATACATGAATTTTGCCACTGATTATATTAATGAgtcaaaatactaaaaatggCAATAATTGTTCTATACTTTGCTAAAATACGAAGAATACTGTAGCAGGTTTACAAATAATTGCATAAGACAGGTTCATAAGGGAAGGTTCTTAAGTGGCTGTGAAAGTTTCCGTTTCTTAAGTAAACTTTTGGGCTAAAGTGTCAATTTTCTTATAGGGGTGAGGGAAATTGATATTTTACTTTCTAGCTTGGTATTTTTAACAGAAGGTAACTATAAATTTTCACAGCATTGAATAttcattataataaaataatccaggatcaagaattaaaaaaaaaaaccaaaccaaaacaacacaaaatccaaaacaacCCACATTCGGTATTTCAGGTATTTGCTACTTAATTGCTTGACTTGCTGACTAGATTAGATATGAATGCTTTCCATAGTATTTTGCTTaacaatatgaaaataaactttgtttttatttctttaattaaaatgccCACATGAACACCGAAGCTACTTGGATACAATTAGAACAAAATAGAGCTTTAAGATTATTTGTTCCTTCTTACTTTCAGGTGATTCATCTCTTATTTGAAGCcattaaattgtttaaatttcttttttctaaggGACCACCACTTGTACACCAGTGATCCATTATATGTGCCAGAAGAGAGAACGCTGGTTACTGAAACTCAGGTTATACGGGAAACTCTTTGGTAAGAGCAACATCAAAAAGCTTGCATATTAATGTTTAGTATTTCTCCTGAGGAAATGAGAGATTTATCTTTGAAGTTGTGTCTGAAGAAAGAATTACTACTGAGCTTTTAGCTTACTCCATTGCTGACAATAAAGATGCTGCTTATGTGTGTGAACCATTCAgattcacaaagaaaaaggtAGCTTACTACTTCTTGTATGCATTGATTTTTCAAGTGTAACTGTTAAGAACCACCAACTTGCTTGTGTCCTGCCCCCACGGATTTTTAATACAGTGTCCAATTTTAAAAAGGTGGTTTGAATCATCCTATAGCTGAAAATTATGTCAAATGGAGTGGAACTTTCAGAGATGTTTACTTGGTGCCAGTGTTTCAGTGTTCCTGTTCTAGCATCATAgttgaagaaaaacttttagGCAAGGGAGAGCTTTTATTAATTATATAATTATGTATCCTATAAGGGGGAAAATTAtactcttctctttcttttcaaggcTACTTTCAGGagtgaaaaagctttttatatttCAACTGAATGACGGAAAAGTGGCCGTTGCGGAATGATATTATTGTAACTCATTAACCCATGTAAGTTGTTTCTGAATTTCCACTATCGTTCTAAATTTAGTCAAGACACATCTGACTTAATAAAGCTGAATGGGCTGTTCCCCTATGTGAGAATGTGATGAAGTGGCAGAGATAGCAgaatttcattatattttatgttgtaGCAATATgttatgatttaatttttaggctttataaaatacacatttttattagaTGATTCTAaaaagttttttgggtttttttttttccctagaattGTCTGAGATCTGTATTGGAGCAGATAGCGGCATATGGTCAAGTTGTCTTTAGACTACAGAAATTTATTGATGAAGTGATGGGTCACAGCCCGGAAAACATAATGCATGGAACAGTTTCCACTCCAAAGAAAACTACTGAAGCCCCGTTCAGAACCTATCAAGCTTTTATGTGGGCattgtataaatatttcattagctTTAAAGAAGAACTTACTGAAATTGAAAAATGCATAATCAACAAAGGTACAGTGCAAGGGGAATTTTAtggggcggggaggaggcaCAAGGAAATTTTGTAAGAGGGAAACATGCAAATCACTACACAGATACATTTTGAAACTGTGAAagatgaaatgctgctttttaaaacctCATTAATAACATTGACGAAATGTGGGTTTCTGTTGGATGTTACtttcatacattttttatttccctcccccccagaTAAGACAGTCACACTTTCAATAGTAATAGATAAGTTGTCTCCTCGACTGGCACAGCTGAAGGTACTTCACAAAGTTTTCAGCACAGGAGTAGCAGAAGTGCCACTGACACTAGAATGTTGTCCGAGCATCTCATCTGCTTAATACTCTCTACAAGGCTATTCTTGAATATGACAGTGTTGGAGAAGCATCTGAGCAAACGGTAGGGGAAGTCATTCCTTCCTTAATAGAATGACACACTAGACTATTTAGTAACTTAAACTTCTTTATGGTGATGGAATACACTAGCCGGCAGCTACTGGAAATTGAGGACAAATTTGATTGCCATAATGCATTACTgcctgaaaccaggacatagatgtccttttttttttgcttaagaGATAttagagtggaaaaaaaaaaaacccaaaccagaaaaactgCTGTTTGAGTCTGTGATGACAAAAGTAACACAGGGAAGCATGCACAATGAGTGCTGCTATTAAAACTACTACAGCTGTAATTTTCAGTTGAATGTGTCATCTTTAAAAATCCCTAAGTGTAGTTATGTATATCTTACAAGCTATAATTGCACAATTAAGAGATTAGGCTTTGCCATATTGCTTCTAATGTTTACTATTAAAACATTCAGCtgcttgtttggctttttttggtgtttttatttaatttctttaaatttaggtatcccttctgttttctctctgggTTGAAACTGTGAGGCCATACTTACAGACAGTGGATGAGTGGATAGTCCATGGTAACTTGTTTGATCCTGCAAAGGAATTTATCATTCAGAGGTAGGGGTGCTGATACTGGACACACATAATGCTGTACAAGGATTAATACAAAACTTGTTGTAGAACCTAGGAAGTAAAGGGTGACAATAAAAGTAGGTTTTcacatttgttattttacttgagtagaattaatttcttcatcatACTTTTATGACTGGTCTGAGATTCCCCATTAGGGTAATTGCATTAGATACGGAGTCCTACCAGCTGTTATTCTGGAACAAAAATCAATTGTCTTAATTTTCCCATCTATAATAAATAATCAGCAGTCTGACTCTGAGTGTGTtgactttttataaaaagcaattaacgatttttcaaaatcaatatgtttgcaaaaattacaaaaagtttacttttttataTTCTTGTACTAATCTATAGTTGTAATAAATCAAATGCTATTTAGAATTGAAATACTCATTCCTTCTGATCTGTAGTACAAGTTAATATGGTGTTTTGACTTATATGCATGTATCCTAAATGCTATTTGAGCTGTTAATTTATCTTCTGTTTGCATGTTATGTTTTGCTGGTCACTTTTTTGACAGCTTGAAGTGGAAAGTGAATATAGAACTTAGAATTTTGGCTCATAATTAGAGATCAGGTCCCCCCTATCAGCCCTAATTAACTGAACCTCTGTCTGTTAAGGCACGTAAAGGTGAGCATGAAGAGAACAGCTTTAGTACTATTGTAATAAATCCTTATTAGCTGAGTTCTCTAACATCCTTATTGTGTCCTGCTTGACTTCTCTTTCTAGTTCTGTAGTTGCGTTTTCAGTGCTACCAACAGGGGTGATTTCACCTTGTATTTGAGCTTCATTTTAATTATCCAATACAGGTTGTTTTCCATCTGACTTGAAAGACCGAACTCTGTATCTAATGTAAACAGCACAAAAGAGCAAAGTGAACTAAAAGTTGAGTTTCGCCTACTCtagaatttttcagctttcctaGTAGTATTTGCTTCATTGTGGGTATTAAATAAACCTTCAAGTCAATCACTAATGATTTTGTTATTAAGAATGAATGGTGCTGTGAATAGTTAACTTCCTGgacaaatttaattaaaagtactCTATTTCCcttgtttggggggttttattTGGTTATACAGTTGGTGTTATATCCTGTGAGCTAATTCTTTATGCTGTTAAAGCTATCATCCTTTCCAGGGTGTCTAGATAGTTTCTGATACAGCTGAGTATATTTTATAGTTTTGAAAGTGCTTCTTGACTGTTCTAAAAGAAAGGTAAAGCATAGAGCAAAGATAATATGCATCTTCTAGTAAGGAAGTTTCATcttttggaaagagaaacactcaacagctttttatttctttgcagaaacaaaaatgttccagTTAATCACAGAGATTTCTGGTATGCTACCTACACCTTATATAGTGtgtcagagaagacagagaatgAAGAGAAGATGAGCGATAATGCCAGTGCCAGTTCTGGCAGTGATCAAGCCCCTTCAAGCAGGCAGCACACTATGGTCTCTTTTCTGAAACCTGTGCTAAAGCAAATCATCATGGCTGGAAAATCCATGCAGCTGTTGAAGAATCTTCAATGCAAAGATGGCTCTCCGCAGCAGGCTGCATCAAGAGGTGAGATGTCAGTTTGTGGACTATCATGCCTTAGGATATCTAACattgagtggggtttttttggttgttggggttttttttttgtagtggcAGTAGTGTTTCCATGGTTTTCAAATAATATCAGTATTACGGTTGGTAACTTCAGGTCTGATTGAAAACACTTAGTCTTccaatgcaaataaatgaaaagagcaAAGTGAATAAAGATTGAGTGTTCCCTTTgttttttactgctttaaatttttcttaatcttgTTTTCATatgcttgaaaacatttttaatgagacaaatgaaaacagcttCTATGATCTAATAgtaaagctgttttgttttaataggtAGTTTTCCATTACTAAGTGTTTGAATAATAGCAtgtagaactttttttttaaaaaggcttacTAATAATTAGATGAAAGATACTTATCTTGAATGATTGCAAAACATAGTACAACAGTGTAAccaatattgatttttttttaatttttaatatttttttgaaacaaaatacattttttggttttgctgtttcttcGTGTTTAGAAGTAGAGATAGTTAAATTCTTTTGGAGACTCTAAGTTTATTTCCCCTTTGGTGTCAGAATATAATTTATTCTATTGAATACTAGAGGGTTGTTTCAGGTGCTAAGAATTAACTGCTTTTGTACCTAAAGGAGGAAGTTCTCTAACAGTCTCAGAAATACTTCACATTTCAAGTCACCCATTCAGCAATCCAATTGAATATATGCCTGACCTTAGGCATTGGACTAGTCCTAGTGTTTTAGCAGTACTTATTTGAATATGTATTTGAGTTTTTTCCTGAATAGTGGCCTAAATTTAGTACGTTAAAAGTTAGCAAGTAGATGTTGGACTATGGAGTGCTTCTCTTAGTTCagatgatgttttcttttagaacAAAATCTTACTGTGGAATGTGTTGCCCAATTTAGATGCTGAACGAAAGAGTTTGTATACACTGTTCTTGGAATCTGTGCAGTCTCGCCTGCGGCATGGGGAAGAGTCTGTTCCAGATATTATTACAGAACAGCAGGCCACAAAGCAGAGCCTGATAAAGATGCAGTCTATAGCAGAAAGACACTTGGAACTGGATGATGTCCATGACCCACTGCTGGCTATTAATTTTGCCAGGTAAATGAATGATCTTCCTGCTGTGTTGTTGAGAGCAATGTTCTGCCTGGTGATGCTTGGTGAACCaaatttttgttgctgctgctgaaaacaagCAAGTGCGGAATAAAGAGGAGCACCAATAATTAGTGACAGAAGCTAAATAAACACTACccttgattttctttaattaagagcaattaaaatcagtggaaaatCTGCTACTTACATCTATTAGCATAGAAAATGGGAGTCATCTTTATCATAACAGGCTTTTAGCAAATAAGTGTTTGAACAGTGAGTGCTGTTGTAACATCTAaacttttaaatgtgtttgcttGGAATTTATACACAATGTCTTTGATTTGCACCAGGTGTATTCTTTGAAGAACACAGCTTCAGTTGTGTTGTgcttaaataatttgaatttaaaagccTTCCAAAATTCATGTTAATTGCATAAATATTCTTCATTCCTCATAATGAGGAAAGTCATATAGAGGTGTTAAATGTTTTGGGAATTGGCAAGAAAGATGAACTCTGAAAATCTTACTTATTTTGTGATTGCAAGTAAGAAATAGctatttatgtttttcttaacatttcagTCCTAGGAggagtttgttttaaagaaatcataATTAGTAGTAGATAAGACTCTATTACTTCCCTTGTTCATTGGAACTATTCTATTTGTAAAAATTGGATAGATTTCTGATTCATCGAGTCTATCAAGGTGATAGCTGCTATGAGCTTGGTTTCCTCTTACAATGGATACAGCTAGCAAGTAGCTTTTTacaaattattataataatttgatcctttctgtgacaaaaataattaaacttaCCAAGTATAGTCTGCAGATACTCTCTTTGCCTAATACAATACTACAGATAATATATAGGGACCCTGTATTTAAGATGCCCGAAACCAATTCTCTCAGTGTGtgatggtttgggttttttgtttgtttgttggttttttgttgggttttgctgcttttttgttgttgttcaaatttttactttgtttctttaattttatttttctttcctgggaaGTTTATCTGACTGCTGTTTATACTCAATATAGTTTTAAAAGTTCCTGTGATAATGGATTTGTTTATTAAGCTGTGCAGTGTTTGAACTTGatgttgtttttcagaattatttcttgaGGAATTACGTGATTACAGTATGCCATTGTTATGCTTGGTCATACAAAAACAGTATGAAGGATCACTTAATAGGCTTGATATGTGCTGTAGTTATAATACAGCTTTTATTACTTCTGCACCATGTATTTTAGAGCAGAGGATCCAATCTTGATTAAAATAGTTGAAGGtatgacatttttgttttatatattgtaTGAATTATGAACCTTTTTCCCAaagtagtttattttattttgaagattatATCTGGAACAGAGTGACTTTCACGAGAAGTTTACTGGTGGGGATGTTTGTGTGGATAGATCGTCAGAATCTGTGACCTGCCAGACTTTTGAACTGACATTGAGGTCTTGTCTTTATCCACACATAGACAAGCAATACTTGGAATGCTGTGGTAATCTAATGCAAACTTTGAAGAAGGATTATAGGTAAGAaagtagatttgtttttcctaacattttttgtaattacCAGTGGTATGCTATACACTGAAAGCGGGAATTTTGTGTTTCTACTCCCGATTtgttaataacaataaaatcaTTTAGGAGAAAAGGGGGATCTAACATGATAGAATCCTGGGTGAAAACTTGGTCTAGCTTAAATCAACATCAAAGCTATCATTTGTCTTCAGTGGATGTTCAACAGGGAAATTGTTTCAAACAGTACTTTTAATAATGTCATTTGAAACTGGAAGACAAATTTCAGGAAGCCAGAATCTATTTTTTAGTATGCGATTCAGTTATGATACTATAAAATCTATAGTAGACAAAAGACTATTAtgcaatatttttgtattacttACAGTAAACCGGCCTATTCCTTTTAGCTTTCAGGTGGTCATAAGTCTTCATGTTTTTAATCTGTGTGAAATACTCACTGTATTTATAGTCACGGCTCTTGTGAGTTGTAACAGTACTATTATTCCTACTTTATCAGAAAAGGAGAATGCATATCATAATTTTCTGGGGCTCCATTTAAAGTCTCTTCTTAAATAAACTCTCCTTGAATTTGCATCTCTTCCCTAAGTTCTGTTTAGGGAGAGGGACAGCATTTCCAAACTCTAAGCTATTTCTGAGAATTTCCTAGCCTGTAAGATAGCTCTGTTGAAGTTAGTGCTGTTGAAGCTTACggggaaaaaaatggcttggttattttgttttatttgaacgTATGTGCAGACTATCTGAGGGTTAAGCAGAGGATTTACTGTGGACTTCATTAAGTTTGTGCTCAATACTGAGTTCTTGTAGTGAGGagtttttaagatttttatttccgTAACAGTTGTGTTTGATTTCATTTGTATAATTAAGACTGAGGAATTTTTACATGTTTGTTCCCTGTTTAGGCTTGTAGAATATTTGCAGGCAATGAGAAACTTTTTCTTACTCGAGGCTGGAGATACAATGTATGACTTCTATACATCTATTTTTGACAAAattagagaaaaggaaacttgGCAGAATGTTGCTTTCTTAAATGTTCAACTCCAAGAAGCAGTTGGGCAACGCTATCCAGAGGACAGTTCAAGGTAAAATGCAAAATCCTGCAAAATATAGTTCAGTTATGTTTCTTTTACACTTACTATACTAAGGTACTGCATAGTGCAGTACTAATTATTGCATGCTCATTACAAGAATctgttttaatgaagttttgaaCTGTTGTCATCTCTTCTACCCAAGTCCACCAGATGAAATCAGACAGTTGGTATTtagcaataagaaataaaaatagaaactaaCTGCTAATTTAAAGCAGATTATCACCAATTAAATCACTTGTTTCCTTGCATAGGTTGTCTATATTATTTGAAAGTATTGATACAGCAAAGAAGAAACTGCCTGTCCACACCTTAGATGGTTTGACATTGAGTTACAAGGTAGTGACCTAATATTGCTGCAGTTCTTATTCTATAATAACAGATTTGAAATGTTGTATTAAAGTCActtacattttctgtcttgaTTATCCTCTCCTCTTCTTAGGTTCCTTGGCCTGTGGATATAGTTATAAGCTTAGAGTGCCAGAAAATTTACAATCAAGTTTTTCTGCTCTTACTGCAAATAAAGTGGGCCAAGTATAGTCTAGATGTTTTACGATTTGATGGTAAGAAACTTCTTCAGTGAAAGATACTTGTTTTGTCGTCTAAAGATATAGATagtctgctgctttctgcagtaaGTAGTATAAACAAGTCAGAATTTTGATTCATTCCGTAAAATATCAATCTCCATTAGCTTGCAAATTACATGTATTAAGCAGAGTGTGTTTTTTCACTTAGGCCTCAGGGACAACACTATTTATTCATGCATTCCCTTTGTCTGTTTGATTCAGGTCTAGTTAGTTGCTGTTGAAAGAAGGTCTGTCTACCACACcctaatgttttgttttatgtatAATTCATGTTTTTATTAGTAATACTTTGCAAACAAgttaagaaaataagatgaaaaaatactCTAACTGAGATTGAAACAGTAAGCTAGATAGTTTGGAATACGTACTCTATGctacaatttaaatatttggagaTTGTAGAAAGAGATCTCTTAGTGTCTCCTTCACCAGGTTAATGTTTATATTCCCATATAAAGTGGATAAACACTTCATGtcctagaaaaataaattagaaagttGATGGGTTCATCTCTGTTTTGTACATCAGTTAAGTAATTCTCTTCCTAAAAGTATGTGGTTTTCTATTGCTTAAACTTCATGTGTATAGCTTTCTGCTTAAGCCTTTTCGCCTTTGTGtatgcacatttatttttaatgtagcta
This sequence is a window from Balearica regulorum gibbericeps isolate bBalReg1 chromosome 1, bBalReg1.pri, whole genome shotgun sequence. Protein-coding genes within it:
- the TUBGCP5 gene encoding LOW QUALITY PROTEIN: gamma-tubulin complex component 5 (The sequence of the model RefSeq protein was modified relative to this genomic sequence to represent the inferred CDS: inserted 2 bases in 1 codon; substituted 1 base at 1 genomic stop codon), which encodes MAVPLASPGRRSRFEQEQDRAVRALVRSVTGLPEEELGGGPFQTALNFAWSNFRFHRFLDVNSHKVERTIEGIHEKLIVHSDLGKAASWKRLTEKFLNSPLPSVEETKTDAHYSILSLLLCLSDSPSNTTYVEKPRVKEVEKEEEFDWGKYLMEGEEIYFGPGIDTPDWSGESEEEEDTQPLSREDSGIQVDRTPLEDQDPNKKTVPNVSWKVGEPDARSWLEQHVVPQYWTGRAPRFSHSLHLHSNLAAVWDHHLYTSDPLYVPEERTLVTETQVIRETLWLLSGVKKLFIFQLNDGKVAVAEXYYCNSLTHNCLRSVLEQIAAYGQVVFRLQKFIDEVMGHSPENIMHGTVSTPKKTTEAPFRTYQAFMWALYKYFISFKEELTEIEKCIINKDKTVTLSIVIDKLSPRLAQLKVLHKVFSTGVAEVPLTLXNVVRASHLLNTLYKAILEYDSVGEASEQTVSLLFSLWVETVRPYLQTVDEWIVHGNLFDPAKEFIIQRNKNVPVNHRDFWYATYTLYSVSEKTENEEKMSDNASASSGSDQAPSSRQHTMVSFLKPVLKQIIMAGKSMQLLKNLQCKDGSPQQAASRDAERKSLYTLFLESVQSRLRHGEESVPDIITEQQATKQSLIKMQSIAERHLELDDVHDPLLAINFARLYLEQSDFHEKFTGGDVCVDRSSESVTCQTFELTLRSCLYPHIDKQYLECCGNLMQTLKKDYRLVEYLQAMRNFFLLEAGDTMYDFYTSIFDKIREKETWQNVAFLNVQLQEAVGQRYPEDSSRLSILFESIDTAKKKLPVHTLDGLTLSYKVPWPVDIVISLECQKIYNQVFLLLLQIKWAKYSLDVLRFDELVCAAENPQVKEGTLLEQGTLPLFGPQTESVKQQIHRMFLLRVKLMHFVNSLHNYIMTRILHSTGLEFQHQVEEAKDLDQLIKIHYRYLSTIHDRCLLREKVSFVKEAIMKVLNLVLMFADRWQAGLGAWKMESIEKMESDFKNCHMFLVTVLNKAVCRGSFPHLESLALSLMAGMEQS